A part of Astatotilapia calliptera chromosome 15, fAstCal1.2, whole genome shotgun sequence genomic DNA contains:
- the LOC113037543 gene encoding leukotriene B4 receptor 1-like, protein MAQLTNAVVTSNISSSPGYSPHFSWDYSGIAAAVVLSICFLLGFPGNIAVIILKPNWENMSSLTQSLMLNLAVSGLLCMFTVPFWIYSFLNSWTLGLVGCKIITYFGYCSIYASLLTVTVMSVQRYFQVVYLQRNLNHIQAWKLLVPLWLVAMILSIPALVVRQLVEQSDWTYCKHQYYSVNQSMAVLLAEILVGFVSVSVNVFSYICLYREVNQAAFFNNPQTTRLITSIIVTFFVVWVPCLAINVLGVAAISLNNKDLLKFCEAAWGTVTALTFANGAVNPLLYAFTSNGLSTLCQKNAEHLMQKLRITPQSKSANTVSDVR, encoded by the coding sequence ATGGCACAGCTCACCAACGCTGTGGTTACTTCTAacatctcctcctctcctggaTATTCACCCCATTTTTCATGGGACTACAGTGGTATAGCTGCTGCAGTAGTGCTGTCCATctgcttcctgctgggattCCCTGGAAACATCGCTGTCATCATTCTCAAGCCAAACTGGGAGAACATGTCCAGTCTGACCCAGAGTTTGATGCTGAACCTGGCTGTGTCGGGCCTACTTTGCATGTTTACCGTTCCATTTTGGATTTACTCTTTCCTCAACAGCTGGACCCTGGGCCTGGTGGGCTGCAAGATCATAACATATTTTGGGTACTGCAGCATATATGCCAGCCTGCTGACTGTGACTGTGATGAGTGTCCAGCGTTACTTTCAGGTGGTATACCTGCAAAGGAATTTAAACCACATACAAGCATGGAAGCTGCTGGTTCCACTCTGGCTGGTTGCAATGATCCTGTCCATTCCTGCTTTAGTGGTTCGACAGCTGGTAGAACAGTCAGATTGGACATATTGCAAACATCAATACTATTCGGTGAACCAGTCAATGGCCGTGTTGTTGGCAGAGATACTTGTgggttttgtttcagtttctgtCAATGTTTTTTCATACATCTGCCTCTACAGAGAGGTGAATCAGGCAGCCTTTTTCAACAATCCACAGACCACCAGACTCATTACCAGTATCATTGTAACCTTTTTTGTCGTGTGGGTGCCATGTCTTGCCATAAATGTCCTGGGTGTGGCAGCTATTTCCCTAAACAATAAGGACTTGCTGAAGTTTTGCGAAGCAGCATGGGGCACCGTTACAGCACTAACGTTTGCAAACGGTGCAGTGAATCCACTCCTGTATGCCTTTACTTCTAATGGTTTGTCCACTCTGTGccaaaaaaatgctgaacatttaaTGCAGAAGCTCAGAATTACCCCACAATCTAAGTCAGCAAATACCGTTTCAGACGTAAGATGA
- the LOC113007080 gene encoding C-C chemokine receptor type 8-like, whose translation MAQVNSTVNTLNFSSTPGYSPITSWSTGMAPTVVLSICFLMGFPGNIAVIILKPNWENMSSLSQSLMLSLAVSDLLCMLTIPVWIYSFLNSWMIGETSCKLITYFVYCTIHVSLLTVTLLSVQRYLQVVHLQRSLNQVEAWKLLVPLWLAAMILSTPELVVRKLVEQRQWTKCKNKHSSDGQRLAVVLTETLVVFLSLSVIMFTYIHLYRKVNRAAFFNNSQTTRLITRVIVTSVVLWMPYLSINVLGVAAISLKNEGLLKFCEDSWSIVGALTFINSAVNPLLYAFTSIRLTTLHQKFAEHLIQKFRNSPNLTLSRDISAEAISQC comes from the coding sequence ATGGCACAAGTCAACTCCACAGTGAATACCCTTAACTTTTCCTCCACTCCTGGATATTCACCCATCACCTCCTGGTCCACAGGCATGGCTCCTACAGTGGTGCTGTCCATCTGCTTCCTGATGGGATTCCCTGGAAACATCGCTGTCATCATTCTCAAGCCAAACTGGGAGAACATGTCCAGTCTGAGCCAGAGTTTGATGCTTAGTCTGGCTGTGTCAGACCTGCTCTGCATGCTTACCATTCCAGTGTGGATTTACTCTTTCCTCAATAGCTGGATGATAGGTGAGACATCTTGCAAACTCATTACATACTTTGTGTATTGCACCATTCATGTCAGCCTGCTGACTGTGACTCTGCTGAGTGTCCAGCGTTACCTTCAGGTCGTTCACCTGCAAAGGAGTTTAAATCAGGTTGAAGCATGGAAGCTGCTGGTTCCACTCTGGCTGGCTGCAATGATCCTGTCCACTCCTGAGTTGGTAGTTCGAAAGCTGGTGGAACAACGACAGTggacaaaatgcaaaaataaacactcTTCTGATGGCCAGAGGTTGGCTGTGGTGTTGACAGAGACTCTTGTAGTATTTCTTTCACTTTCTGTCATAATGTTTACATACATCCATCTCTACAGAAAGGTGAATCGGGCAGCGTTTTTCAACAATTCACAGACCACCAGACTAATTACCAGGGTCATTGTTACCTCTGTTGTCCTGTGGATGCCATATCTTTCTATAAATGTGTTGGGTGTGGCAGCTATTTCCTTGAAAAACGAGGGACTGCTGAAGTTTTGTGAAGACAGCTGGAGCATTGTTGGAGCACTAACATTTATAAATAGTGCAGTGAATCCACTCCTGTACGCCTTCACTTCAATCCGTTTGACAACTCTGCACCAAAAATTTGCTGAACACTTAATACAGAAGTTCAGAAATTCCCCAAATCTGACTTTGTCAAGAGATATCAGTGCAGAAGCAATATCTCAATGTTAA
- the LOC113006807 gene encoding leukotriene B4 receptor 1-like, translating into MAQLNSTNITYNISSCPGYSPSFFLEPRRLLPVVVLSTCFLLGFPGNIAVIILKPNWENMSNLTQSLMLNLAVSDLLCLATLPIWIYYFVCSWTLGLAGCKLMSYLMYCSVYGSLLTVTVMSIQRYLQVVHLQRSLPQVGASLLLVPLWLSAMILSVPALVVRQLVEQPHWFYCKHQYFSEGQSIAVLLTEILVGFVLFSIIVFSYISLYREVNRTAFFNNQQTTRLITSIIVTFFGLWVPYLAINVLAVAAISLKNESLLKFCEDTWNAVGTLTFLSSTMNPLLYTFTSIHLSTLGQRIGNQLRRTFRNRSRSRNVTAGAAPH; encoded by the coding sequence TTCTTCTTGGAACCCAGGAGGCTACTTCCTGTGGTGGTGCTGTCCACCTGCTTTCTGCTGGGATTCCCTGGAAACATTGCTGTCATCATTCTCAAGCCAAACTGGGAGAACATGTCCAATCTGACCCAGAGTTTGATGCTGAACCTGGCTGTGTCAGACCTGCTGTGCTTGGCTACCCTCCCAATATGGATTTACTACTTTGTCTGTAGCTGGACCCTGGGCCTGGCGGGCTGCAAGCTCATGTCATACCTCATGTACTGCAGCGTTTATGGCAGCCTGCTGACTGTGACTGTGATGAGTATCCAGCGTTACCTTCAGGTCGTTCACCTGCAGAGGAGTTTACCTCAGGTAGGAGCAAGCTTGCTGCTGGTTCCGCTCTGGCTGTCTGCAATGATCCTGTCCGTTCCTGCTTTAGTGGTTCGACAGCTGGTAGAACAACCACATTGGTTTTATTGCAAACATCAATACTTCTCAGAGGGCCAGTCAATAGCTGTGTTGTTGACAGAGATActggttggttttgttttattttctatcatTGTTTTTTCATACATCAGTCTCTACAGAGAGGTGAATCGGACAGCTTTCTTCAACAATCAACAGACCACGAGACTGATTACCAGCATCATTGTGACCTTTTTTGGCCTATGGGTGCCATATTTAGCCATAAATGTGCTAGCAGTGGCAGCTATTTCCCTAAAAAATGAGAGCCTGCTGAAGTTTTGTGAAGACACCTGGAACGCTGTTGGAACACTAACATTTCTAAGTAGTACCATGAATCCACTCCTGTACACATTTACTTCTATTCATTTGTCCACTCTGGGCCAAAGAATTGGTAACCAGTTAAGAAGGACGTTCAGAAATCGCTCTCGGTCAAGAAATGTCACTGCAGGAGCAGCACCTCATTGA